Proteins encoded by one window of Sulfurospirillum barnesii SES-3:
- a CDS encoding putative DNA modification/repair radical SAM protein: MKMTVTDKLTLLADSAKYDVSCSSSGSENNHKTGELGSTHNSGICHSFTSDGRCISLLKVLLSNICIYDCAYCINRVSNDTPRTAFSPRELAELTISFYKRNYIEGLFLSSGIIKNEDHTMSLLLQTLRILRHEYRFNGYIHVKLIPGSSKELIHEATLLANRVSSNIELPSAKSLALLAPDKSKEKLLSPLKHARDISLERHNKPISMSTQMIVGASSESDFDILKLSSSLYQKALLKRVYYSAYIAVNHHKNLPVPELTKPPLLREHRLYQADWLLRFYGFSYDEILNENENLDMQFDPKTFWALRHLDFFPIDINTAPKEVMIRIPGLGIRSILKILQARRFKKLSFEDLTQLKISLKKSRYFIVAGSDYYRASHLYEERLKLALIHQGGDIIQPTLFDTSIYTGEL; this comes from the coding sequence ATGAAAATGACCGTGACCGACAAACTCACCCTTTTAGCCGACAGCGCCAAATACGATGTCTCCTGCTCCTCAAGTGGCAGTGAGAACAACCATAAAACAGGTGAGTTAGGTTCAACCCATAACAGCGGGATTTGCCACAGTTTTACCAGCGATGGCAGGTGTATATCGCTCTTAAAAGTCTTACTCTCAAACATCTGCATTTACGACTGTGCCTACTGCATCAACCGTGTGAGCAACGACACACCTCGCACCGCTTTTAGTCCACGAGAATTGGCGGAACTTACCATCTCTTTTTACAAACGCAACTACATTGAGGGGCTTTTTTTAAGCTCTGGCATTATTAAAAACGAAGACCACACCATGAGTCTGCTGTTACAAACCTTGCGTATTTTGCGCCATGAGTACCGCTTTAACGGCTATATTCATGTCAAACTCATCCCTGGAAGCTCCAAAGAGCTGATTCACGAAGCTACTCTTTTAGCCAATCGTGTGAGCTCCAACATCGAACTTCCCAGTGCTAAAAGTCTCGCTCTTTTAGCCCCCGATAAAAGCAAAGAGAAGCTTCTCTCACCTCTCAAACATGCGCGTGACATCAGCCTAGAGCGTCATAATAAGCCTATTTCGATGAGCACACAGATGATTGTGGGAGCAAGCAGTGAGAGCGATTTTGACATCTTAAAACTCTCTTCCTCCTTGTACCAAAAAGCGCTGTTAAAGCGGGTCTATTACTCGGCGTACATTGCGGTCAATCACCATAAAAACCTTCCCGTTCCAGAGCTTACAAAACCGCCCCTGCTTCGAGAACACAGGCTCTATCAAGCCGATTGGTTACTTCGCTTTTATGGCTTTTCGTACGATGAAATTTTAAACGAAAATGAAAACTTAGACATGCAGTTTGACCCCAAAACCTTCTGGGCACTGCGCCATTTAGACTTTTTTCCCATCGACATCAACACCGCACCCAAAGAGGTGATGATTCGCATTCCAGGGCTTGGCATTCGAAGTATCCTAAAAATTTTACAAGCCAGACGGTTTAAAAAACTTAGCTTTGAAGACCTTACACAGCTTAAAATTTCGCTCAAAAAATCACGCTATTTCATCGTTGCAGGGAGTGATTATTACAGAGCTTCACACCTCTATGAAGAACGACTCAAACTTGCCCTTATTCATCAAGGAGGCGATATTATTCAACCCACATTGTTTGATACGTCTATTTACACGGGAGAGCTGTGA
- a CDS encoding NAD(P)H-dependent oxidoreductase gives MDKKKLFLDAMNYRHACKLFDTTKKISEDDLNFILEAGRLSPSSFGVEQWKFVVVQNQGLKEAIEKVAWNQKQISTCSDLLVILARKDVRSSDTYTQKQLSRWGLAPEAYQGFLGVYQGWVDGRDDHTIEMWSEKQCYIAAGNMMSAAAFIGIDSCPIEGFEFEKVDALLEIDTSVYQSALVIPFGYRAGEQRGKHRLSFEEVVAFKK, from the coding sequence ATGGATAAGAAAAAATTATTTTTAGATGCGATGAATTATCGCCATGCGTGTAAATTATTTGATACAACAAAAAAGATTTCAGAAGATGATTTGAACTTTATTTTAGAAGCAGGTCGCCTAAGCCCTAGTTCATTTGGCGTTGAGCAATGGAAATTTGTGGTGGTGCAAAATCAAGGCTTAAAAGAGGCGATTGAAAAGGTTGCATGGAATCAAAAACAGATTTCAACATGCAGTGATTTGCTGGTTATTTTAGCCAGAAAAGATGTTAGAAGTAGCGATACATATACCCAAAAACAACTGAGCCGTTGGGGTTTAGCGCCTGAGGCGTATCAGGGATTTTTGGGCGTCTATCAAGGATGGGTTGATGGCAGAGATGACCATACCATCGAGATGTGGAGTGAAAAACAGTGTTATATTGCAGCTGGAAACATGATGAGTGCAGCGGCGTTTATTGGGATTGATTCGTGTCCGATTGAGGGGTTTGAGTTTGAAAAAGTTGATGCACTTTTAGAGATTGATACGTCGGTGTATCAAAGTGCGTTAGTGATTCCTTTTGGGTATCGAGCAGGAGAACAAAGGGGTAAACACCGCTTAAGCTTTGAAGAAGTCGTAGCGTTTAAAAAATAA
- a CDS encoding ABC1 kinase family protein, translating to MIYWHLFNPKRVYDVFSFLLSVYLLLKKKERLFFLKPLSPRAFNHTIVSLGASFIKLAQVLATRADFFSAEYLDALKSLHDQLPPMSASELKSVLSRAFPTMPFEDFTLEPIASASIGQVHEARLGVQKIAIKLRRLDIEKQVRADIVIISFFNALFRPLFSHYTKNSIEAVIVEFSKMILQEVNMTTELHNLQKFSSTYARSGIRFPTPLEAYCSEDALVMSFEEGFRFDDKERLQKEKIDFRVIIGKLISFYTEQMLLRGYFHADPHPGNLLITPKGELILLDFGMVKTIPNQTRIAIIELLKAANEKDYELYISASKRLGTIAYEAPVGELALLSERMFDIFGNENLSSENMQKLAFDVLNSTRDLPFKLPQEAIYILRVSAIIEGLGTTYIENFNGIKDILPILQENIPKALGADEGILESLIKEFKSLPLTIHHVKSSLQQISDGELKVELSLSQLEWLKKELKSYLKPFMFGIVLLLSALFTLMYDPSQKEVALVLFTLGLARIIF from the coding sequence TTGATTTACTGGCATCTTTTCAACCCCAAAAGGGTTTATGACGTTTTCTCCTTTTTGCTCAGTGTCTATTTATTGCTGAAAAAAAAGGAGCGTCTTTTTTTTCTCAAACCCCTCTCCCCTCGTGCGTTTAACCATACGATTGTAAGCCTTGGGGCGAGTTTTATTAAACTAGCACAAGTGCTAGCCACTCGGGCGGATTTCTTTAGTGCTGAATATTTGGATGCGTTAAAATCCCTGCACGACCAACTACCTCCCATGTCAGCCTCTGAGCTAAAGAGCGTACTTTCTCGTGCTTTTCCTACCATGCCTTTTGAAGATTTTACGCTTGAACCCATTGCCTCAGCGTCCATTGGGCAAGTGCATGAAGCACGCTTAGGTGTGCAAAAAATAGCGATTAAACTCAGGCGTTTGGACATTGAAAAGCAAGTGCGTGCGGACATTGTGATTATCTCTTTTTTTAATGCCCTCTTTCGTCCACTCTTTTCACACTACACAAAAAATTCTATTGAAGCAGTCATTGTTGAGTTTTCAAAGATGATACTTCAAGAGGTCAACATGACCACAGAGCTTCACAACCTCCAAAAGTTCTCCTCTACCTACGCCCGTTCAGGCATTCGTTTTCCAACGCCTTTGGAGGCGTATTGCAGTGAAGATGCTTTGGTCATGAGTTTTGAGGAGGGGTTTCGTTTTGATGATAAAGAGCGATTGCAAAAAGAGAAAATTGATTTTAGAGTGATTATTGGCAAGCTTATCTCTTTTTACACCGAACAGATGCTTCTTCGTGGCTACTTTCACGCCGATCCTCATCCTGGAAATTTGCTTATTACTCCCAAAGGAGAGCTAATCCTGCTTGATTTTGGTATGGTAAAAACTATTCCCAACCAAACAAGAATTGCCATTATTGAACTCTTAAAAGCCGCCAATGAAAAAGATTATGAGCTTTACATTAGTGCGAGTAAGCGCCTTGGAACCATTGCGTATGAAGCGCCCGTGGGAGAGTTGGCCCTTTTAAGTGAGCGTATGTTTGACATCTTTGGCAATGAAAATTTAAGCTCAGAGAACATGCAAAAACTCGCCTTTGATGTTTTAAATTCTACCCGTGATTTACCCTTTAAACTCCCACAAGAAGCGATTTATATTTTGCGTGTGAGTGCGATTATTGAGGGCTTAGGCACAACGTATATTGAAAATTTTAATGGTATTAAAGATATTTTGCCCATTTTACAAGAGAATATTCCTAAAGCCTTAGGTGCAGATGAGGGTATTTTGGAGAGTTTAATCAAAGAGTTCAAATCACTTCCCTTAACCATTCACCACGTCAAATCTTCACTCCAACAAATCAGCGATGGCGAGCTTAAAGTCGAACTCTCACTCTCCCAACTAGAATGGCTCAAAAAAGAGTTAAAAAGCTATCTCAAACCTTTTATGTTTGGTATAGTACTCCTCTTAAGCGCGCTTTTTACACTCATGTACGACCCCTCACAAAAAGAGGTCGCATTGGTTTTATTTACGCTTGGGCTAGCACGTATTATTTTTTAA
- a CDS encoding cryptochrome/photolyase family protein encodes MKKMLWFRRDLRVDDSMLLSVEGEVLPIFIFDINILNALEKNDKRVSFIFEQVVRLKAKLRALGLELALFYGTPLEVFSYLKSLGFSEVYASVDYDAYAKERDEKVGEFMHFHALNDCYLFEPNEVLKKDGTPYLVFTPFYKACQQLYTQFHVLNYTKAIQTLCAFDFTALWHIEKGSQRALHVKIESIGFTPLHVKMSEPQKALEIFTCKVNAYANDRDFLALDATSLLSVHLRFGTIGIREVVRYLVGLKNQGHKTEPFFRQLIFREFYAYLLYHFPQLAWKNYKYNPPYEENQESYERFITAQTGYPLVDAAVNELLETGLMHNRARMVVGSFFTKHLLLPWQKGEAFFAQHLLDYDASANVLSWQWCAGTGIDPQPYFRIFNPYAQSLKFDKETLYIKRFLPQLREIPSALLHKESYLLRHTIPNYPRPIIEHESARKRFLSTFSHTP; translated from the coding sequence ATGAAAAAGATGCTCTGGTTTAGGCGAGATTTGAGAGTCGATGACTCCATGCTTTTAAGCGTTGAGGGTGAGGTTTTGCCCATTTTTATCTTCGATATAAACATTTTAAATGCGCTTGAAAAGAATGATAAAAGGGTCTCATTTATTTTCGAACAGGTTGTGCGTCTTAAAGCCAAACTGAGGGCTTTAGGGCTTGAGTTAGCGCTTTTTTATGGCACACCTTTGGAGGTATTTTCGTATCTAAAAAGCCTAGGATTTAGCGAGGTTTACGCCAGTGTGGATTACGATGCGTACGCTAAAGAGCGAGATGAAAAGGTAGGAGAATTCATGCACTTTCACGCACTGAATGACTGCTACCTTTTTGAACCCAATGAAGTGCTCAAAAAAGATGGCACGCCTTACCTTGTCTTTACCCCTTTTTACAAAGCGTGTCAGCAACTTTACACACAATTTCATGTATTAAATTACACAAAAGCAATACAAACGCTGTGTGCGTTTGATTTTACGGCTTTGTGGCACATTGAAAAAGGAAGCCAAAGAGCTTTACATGTAAAGATTGAAAGTATCGGATTTACCCCTTTACATGTAAAGATGAGCGAGCCTCAAAAAGCCCTAGAAATCTTTACATGTAAAGTCAATGCGTATGCTAACGATAGAGACTTTTTAGCGCTTGATGCCACCTCGCTCTTAAGTGTGCATCTGCGCTTTGGAACGATTGGCATTCGTGAAGTGGTGCGCTATTTGGTGGGTCTCAAAAATCAAGGACATAAGACAGAACCTTTTTTTAGACAGCTCATTTTTCGTGAGTTTTACGCCTATTTGCTCTACCATTTTCCCCAACTTGCCTGGAAAAATTACAAGTACAATCCGCCCTATGAAGAAAATCAAGAGAGTTATGAGCGCTTTATCACGGCGCAAACAGGCTATCCTTTGGTGGATGCAGCGGTCAATGAACTGCTTGAAACAGGGCTTATGCACAATCGTGCCCGTATGGTGGTTGGCTCATTCTTTACGAAACACTTACTGCTTCCATGGCAAAAAGGAGAAGCCTTTTTTGCACAGCACCTTTTGGACTATGACGCTTCAGCCAATGTGCTTTCATGGCAATGGTGCGCAGGTACGGGCATCGACCCACAGCCCTACTTTCGCATCTTTAACCCCTACGCCCAATCACTCAAATTTGACAAAGAAACCCTTTACATTAAACGCTTTTTGCCACAGCTCAGAGAGATTCCATCCGCCTTGCTTCACAAAGAGAGCTACCTTTTACGCCATACCATTCCCAACTATCCTAGACCTATTATCGAGCATGAAAGTGCTCGAAAACGCTTTTTAAGTACCTTTTCACACACACCCTAA
- a CDS encoding YbgA family protein, translated as MLKVAISACLLGEPIRYDKTGQRDRFLTNKLGKYASFIPFCPEHLAFGTPRETIRIVLENERKKVITVFSKADVTEAMHEAMAQELRKIQNEPICGIILKSKSPSCGLGSTKYYTGAMSEGKKDGLFALTCKKAFVGFPIEEEARLLDPWLRENFIMQLFAYHDAMHLEKHAQNMNELVAFHTAYKFLLQSKHEGNYRLLGKIVANHEKKSLNEVLQEYLSLFKKTIAHKSTIAKTVNVLQHMVGFFKKELTSVEKQALHLQIEEFRDEIVPLIAVMSTIEFLAKKYDIHYLLKQKFLNPYPKDLALRSSIQEGK; from the coding sequence ATGCTCAAAGTCGCTATTTCCGCCTGTTTACTGGGTGAGCCGATTCGTTATGATAAGACGGGACAACGGGATAGATTTCTTACCAACAAGCTGGGTAAGTATGCTTCATTTATCCCCTTTTGTCCTGAACATTTAGCCTTTGGTACACCTCGTGAGACGATACGTATTGTGCTGGAAAATGAGCGCAAAAAGGTCATCACCGTTTTTTCAAAAGCCGATGTCACCGAAGCAATGCATGAGGCGATGGCACAGGAACTACGTAAGATTCAAAATGAACCCATTTGTGGCATCATCTTAAAGTCAAAGTCTCCTAGCTGTGGGCTTGGCAGTACGAAGTATTATACAGGTGCGATGAGTGAGGGCAAAAAAGATGGGCTGTTTGCGCTTACATGTAAAAAGGCTTTTGTAGGTTTTCCTATCGAGGAAGAAGCACGTCTCCTCGACCCGTGGCTTCGGGAAAACTTCATTATGCAACTCTTTGCCTACCACGATGCCATGCACTTAGAAAAACACGCACAAAACATGAATGAATTGGTTGCGTTTCATACAGCGTATAAGTTTTTACTGCAAAGCAAACACGAAGGGAACTACCGCCTTTTAGGCAAAATCGTTGCGAACCATGAGAAAAAAAGCTTAAACGAGGTTTTACAAGAGTACCTAAGCCTTTTTAAGAAAACCATTGCGCATAAAAGCACCATCGCTAAAACGGTTAATGTCCTTCAACACATGGTGGGCTTTTTCAAAAAAGAGCTTACAAGCGTTGAAAAACAAGCGCTTCATCTACAAATTGAAGAGTTTCGAGATGAGATAGTCCCACTGATAGCTGTGATGAGTACCATTGAATTTTTAGCCAAAAAGTATGATATTCATTACTTACTCAAGCAAAAATTTCTAAATCCCTATCCTAAAGATTTGGCACTGCGCTCCAGCATTCAAGAGGGAAAATAG
- the fliS gene encoding flagellar export chaperone FliS, which yields MYTNLAYSTYSQNNISIESSEKLIKMLYEGVLRFTSQAKKAIEDGNIEKRTYWINRTSAIFAELIHSLNYEGGTVAYYLRGLYTQQLRLLTEANLHNDAARLDEVLNVAKELLQAWKEETDEVVD from the coding sequence ATGTATACCAATTTAGCTTATTCAACGTACTCACAAAACAACATCTCAATTGAGTCTTCTGAGAAGCTCATTAAAATGCTTTATGAGGGTGTTTTGCGTTTTACCTCTCAAGCTAAAAAAGCCATAGAAGATGGCAACATTGAAAAAAGAACCTATTGGATTAATCGCACGTCTGCAATTTTTGCAGAATTGATTCACTCACTCAACTACGAAGGCGGTACTGTTGCGTACTACTTACGTGGTCTGTACACACAGCAACTCAGACTTCTCACAGAAGCCAATTTACACAACGATGCCGCACGACTCGATGAAGTACTCAATGTCGCTAAAGAGTTGCTACAAGCATGGAAAGAAGAGACCGATGAAGTCGTGGATTGA
- the fliD gene encoding flagellar filament capping protein FliD, with the protein MATTGSLSSLGLGSDGVLNYDLIDKLRAVDEAAQLDPIDTKLTTNSTKQTDLSTITTLASTLKASTSALADETSYLQRTTTVSNDAVSISATGGTNVQDFTIRVEELAKQDVYQSTSYLSKTSTFASGEDTITLEFDGKSYDFSVSSATTLSDLADMINDKMDGKVTASILNTGGTNPYRLILKSDNTGAENAITVQSGTAADALGLTNSDNHLQTASDATFTFNGVSITRSSNSIDDLIVGVTITLNKEQESTESTKVSITQDWSDIKEQLNSLVSSYNNLMSNLKTATSYNSETKTAGVFQGVSELTSLSTTLRKQLFSLDQQGRSLEDYGISLNSSGLLEFDETKFNKKITSDPEDIKEYFSGSTTYETTTFTGTSVSSGELNITYGDLTINDIGVRFSTTAGATAEENALALQKAINAAGISGVTATVGENNAVVLKSTVGEDIAITGKSAALSSLGLKATTIYGSSTSTVGVFSSVNETLKSYTDSNKGVLSIYSESLTTEKTSLTKQRAKLVESLDAKYEAMAKKFASYDTLISKLTNSFQSLSYLINADSDD; encoded by the coding sequence ATGGCAACGACTGGTAGCTTAAGCTCATTAGGGCTTGGTAGTGATGGTGTACTTAATTATGATCTTATTGATAAATTAAGAGCTGTTGATGAGGCAGCACAACTTGACCCTATTGATACCAAATTAACCACTAATTCAACCAAACAAACAGACCTTTCAACCATTACAACACTTGCATCAACGCTTAAAGCATCTACCAGTGCCCTTGCGGATGAAACGTCGTATCTACAACGTACCACAACCGTTTCAAACGATGCCGTCAGTATTAGTGCAACAGGTGGAACAAATGTACAAGATTTTACGATTAGAGTGGAAGAACTTGCAAAGCAAGATGTTTACCAAAGCACTTCTTATTTATCTAAAACAAGTACTTTTGCTTCAGGAGAAGATACCATCACGCTTGAATTTGATGGTAAATCTTATGATTTTAGTGTCTCTTCTGCCACAACACTTTCTGATCTTGCTGATATGATTAATGATAAAATGGATGGTAAGGTAACGGCTTCCATTTTGAACACAGGTGGAACAAACCCTTATCGCCTTATCTTAAAATCAGACAACACAGGTGCAGAAAATGCCATTACTGTTCAATCAGGTACAGCAGCAGATGCCCTAGGCTTAACCAACAGCGACAACCATCTTCAAACAGCAAGTGATGCGACTTTTACCTTTAATGGTGTCAGCATAACCCGTTCATCCAATAGTATTGATGATTTAATTGTAGGTGTAACGATTACACTGAACAAAGAACAAGAAAGTACAGAATCGACTAAAGTTTCTATTACTCAAGATTGGAGTGATATTAAAGAGCAACTCAACAGTCTTGTCAGCTCTTACAACAACCTTATGTCTAACCTAAAAACGGCTACTTCTTATAACAGCGAAACAAAAACGGCAGGTGTCTTTCAAGGTGTTAGTGAACTAACTTCACTTAGCACCACACTGCGCAAACAACTCTTTAGTCTGGATCAACAAGGTCGCAGTTTAGAAGATTATGGCATATCGCTAAACTCTTCAGGGTTACTTGAATTTGATGAAACAAAATTCAATAAAAAAATAACAAGTGACCCAGAAGATATTAAAGAGTATTTCTCAGGCTCAACCACCTACGAAACCACTACGTTTACAGGAACCAGTGTCAGCAGTGGTGAACTCAATATCACGTATGGTGATTTAACCATTAACGATATAGGTGTTCGTTTTAGCACAACCGCTGGAGCAACCGCAGAAGAGAACGCTCTTGCCTTGCAAAAAGCTATTAATGCGGCGGGTATTTCAGGTGTTACAGCAACTGTTGGTGAAAATAATGCTGTTGTTTTGAAAAGTACTGTTGGAGAAGATATAGCAATTACAGGCAAAAGCGCTGCACTCTCTTCCTTAGGGCTTAAAGCAACAACGATATACGGTTCGAGTACAAGTACGGTCGGTGTGTTCTCTTCGGTCAATGAGACTTTGAAAAGCTATACCGATAGCAACAAAGGTGTTTTATCCATTTACTCTGAATCTTTAACAACAGAAAAGACATCGCTTACCAAACAAAGAGCAAAGCTAGTAGAAAGTCTTGATGCCAAATACGAAGCAATGGCTAAAAAATTTGCCTCATACGATACGCTCATTAGTAAGTTAACCAATTCATTTCAATCACTATCGTATCTTATTAACGCAGATAGCGACGATTAA
- a CDS encoding flagellar protein FlaG yields MDVFSATSKQVGTTVAPKVSETASVREVDKVDEVSKTAPEEEKESKNTLTKTVSDLNQQMDRLETNIAFGFNDELSMLYVSVMEKSTGKTIRKIPTEEAMALSAKMKEIVGIIFDKKG; encoded by the coding sequence ATGGATGTTTTTAGTGCAACGAGCAAACAGGTTGGAACAACCGTTGCTCCAAAGGTTTCAGAAACAGCTTCAGTACGAGAAGTGGACAAAGTAGACGAGGTAAGTAAAACTGCTCCTGAAGAAGAAAAAGAGAGCAAAAATACTTTAACAAAAACCGTGAGTGATCTTAATCAACAAATGGATAGGCTGGAAACAAACATTGCGTTTGGCTTTAACGATGAACTTAGCATGTTGTATGTGAGTGTTATGGAAAAAAGTACAGGAAAAACCATTCGCAAAATTCCAACCGAAGAGGCAATGGCACTTTCGGCTAAAATGAAAGAAATCGTAGGCATTATTTTTGATAAAAAAGGATAG
- the rsmD gene encoding 16S rRNA (guanine(966)-N(2))-methyltransferase RsmD — METKPLFSTIVAGKYKGKKLMLPSLESTRSTKAILKGSLFDTLQYDIVDEVFVEVFGGSGSMGLEALSRGAKHAYFIEKDKAAFGILKRNCEAIDTMHTTALHGDSFIVFPSLISTFTCKAYFYFDPPFSIRDGMENVYENVLKLIAAIPQEKAHFIAIEHMSELELPQNIGLFTRQKTKKFGKSSLSYYM, encoded by the coding sequence ATGGAAACTAAACCGCTTTTTAGCACCATTGTCGCAGGAAAATACAAGGGTAAGAAACTCATGCTTCCCTCGCTAGAAAGTACACGCAGCACCAAAGCGATTTTAAAAGGCTCCTTGTTCGATACGCTTCAGTATGACATTGTCGATGAAGTTTTTGTTGAAGTCTTTGGTGGCAGTGGTTCGATGGGACTAGAGGCGTTAAGCCGTGGTGCCAAACATGCCTATTTTATAGAAAAAGACAAAGCTGCTTTTGGTATTTTAAAACGTAACTGTGAAGCGATTGACACGATGCATACTACCGCTTTGCATGGCGACAGTTTTATTGTATTTCCCTCACTGATTTCAACCTTTACATGTAAAGCCTATTTTTATTTTGATCCACCTTTTTCCATTCGTGATGGTATGGAAAATGTCTATGAGAATGTCTTAAAACTCATTGCCGCAATACCTCAAGAAAAAGCCCATTTTATTGCGATTGAGCATATGAGTGAGCTTGAATTACCACAAAATATAGGTCTTTTTACCCGTCAAAAAACAAAAAAATTTGGCAAAAGCTCACTTTCGTATTACATGTAA
- a CDS encoding flagellar basal body P-ring protein FlgI gives MKPMKCLFICIVAMTSLYAQRLGDIANVIGVRDNQLIGYGLVVGLNGTGDGSSSEFTLRSLSNLLQTVNVKIDPDDIKSKNIAAVVVTGKLPAFARQGDKLDVTVSSIGDAKSLQGGTLLLTPLKGVDGKIYSLAQGSLTIGGMNGKEKGQLNHPAAANIFSGAVVERELEYDLHEQEFVNLSLKEANFNTAVSVQNELNKAFGKKVAVATDSRTIRMMKPSHLSTVEFLAQTLDINVDYEREEKIVIDERTGTIVSGINIKVAPVVITHGDITIKIEPSEIIADDKSVDIGDNVQIVGGESRIKMQRESMTVANIARALSKLGARPKDIISILQNIKRSGAITAPLEVI, from the coding sequence ATGAAACCGATGAAATGTTTATTCATCTGCATTGTTGCGATGACAAGCCTTTACGCACAGCGTTTAGGTGATATTGCAAATGTCATTGGCGTCAGAGACAATCAACTCATTGGGTATGGTTTGGTTGTGGGACTCAATGGTACGGGCGATGGCTCTTCGTCTGAATTTACCCTGCGTTCACTTTCAAATTTATTGCAAACCGTGAATGTTAAAATTGATCCTGATGATATTAAATCAAAAAACATTGCAGCCGTTGTGGTCACAGGAAAATTACCCGCATTTGCAAGGCAAGGTGATAAGCTTGATGTTACGGTCTCTTCCATTGGCGATGCAAAGTCGCTTCAAGGTGGAACATTGCTTCTTACCCCCCTAAAAGGTGTTGATGGAAAAATTTACTCTTTAGCACAAGGCTCTCTAACTATCGGTGGCATGAATGGTAAAGAAAAAGGACAACTGAACCATCCAGCAGCGGCTAATATTTTTAGTGGAGCAGTGGTTGAGCGTGAACTTGAATACGATTTGCATGAGCAAGAGTTTGTGAATCTCTCTTTGAAAGAAGCCAATTTCAATACGGCCGTTTCGGTTCAAAATGAGCTCAACAAAGCCTTTGGTAAAAAAGTGGCAGTTGCTACAGATTCACGCACCATTCGTATGATGAAACCTTCTCATCTTTCTACCGTAGAATTTTTAGCACAAACTTTAGATATCAATGTTGATTATGAGCGGGAAGAAAAAATTGTCATTGATGAGCGTACAGGCACCATTGTCTCAGGTATTAATATAAAAGTAGCCCCTGTAGTGATTACGCACGGCGATATTACGATTAAGATTGAGCCCAGCGAAATCATAGCAGATGACAAAAGTGTGGACATTGGCGATAATGTTCAGATTGTTGGGGGTGAAAGCCGCATTAAAATGCAAAGAGAAAGCATGACAGTGGCAAATATTGCACGAGCTTTGAGTAAATTAGGTGCACGTCCTAAAGATATTATCTCTATTTTGCAAAACATTAAACGCTCAGGCGCTATTACCGCACCGTTGGAGGTTATCTAA
- a CDS encoding rod-binding protein, which produces MQVDNSIALLNTNYQTPFAGAHSQSSDTLLKEQTDKFEAFFLKQVLDIAMNSEEENGLFEKDAGDKIYKSMYNDTMSSALSGGLGLSEMLFNYLKEGR; this is translated from the coding sequence ATGCAGGTTGATAACAGTATAGCGCTACTAAATACAAATTATCAAACTCCTTTTGCAGGGGCACACTCACAAAGCAGTGACACCTTACTCAAAGAGCAAACCGATAAATTTGAAGCTTTTTTTCTTAAGCAAGTACTTGATATTGCCATGAACAGTGAAGAGGAGAATGGGCTTTTTGAAAAAGATGCAGGGGATAAAATTTATAAATCCATGTATAACGATACGATGAGTAGCGCATTAAGTGGTGGTCTGGGTTTAAGTGAGATGCTCTTTAATTATTTAAAAGAGGGGCGTTAA
- a CDS encoding flagellar biosynthesis anti-sigma factor FlgM: protein MISKVQASNVAYIKQSAPKEDSTKGISKTDKSEGVDKLSAIKAQIEDGSYKVDLVKTSGAVAEALL from the coding sequence ATGATTTCAAAAGTTCAAGCGTCCAACGTGGCGTATATAAAACAGAGTGCTCCTAAAGAGGATAGCACTAAGGGTATTTCAAAAACAGACAAGAGTGAGGGAGTAGATAAACTCTCTGCCATTAAAGCACAGATTGAAGATGGAAGTTATAAAGTTGATCTTGTAAAAACATCTGGAGCCGTGGCAGAAGCGTTACTCTAA